The proteins below are encoded in one region of Brassica napus cultivar Da-Ae chromosome A6, Da-Ae, whole genome shotgun sequence:
- the LOC106348272 gene encoding structural maintenance of chromosomes flexible hinge domain-containing protein GMI1: MSSRRLVRRALILDEDDEDDVVYSFKVLLPNSTSVPLTVTNPEPEMPMGSFVDLVKEEYEKARKSCLLMTKRTRIDWNLGGKFHLESDGERMKGMVRFAAFKPYLCHIIRLDDGSGVCSSMYENLWDLTPDTDLLKELPENYSFETALADLIDNSLQAVWSCSPGERRLISVDVSADRISVFDTGRGMDSSEENAIVKWGKIGGSLHRSEKTFAIGGKPPYLKPFFGMFGYGGPYACMFLGRRTLVSSKTKESKKVFTLQYEKEALIGNHSVSGKHWKTGGGMRDPTEDENKLSPHGSFTKVEIFESEFDMSKIYQLQCRLKDIYFPYIQCDELSKTGRTERPVEFQVSGEDLAEIAGGEVAITNLNSKGEEFSFQIRFSLTSEKRKGKPQQANARLKFVYFPIVQGKESIEKILEGLQEEGCKVSESFETFGRVSIRRLGRLLPEVRWDSIPFMQRGNRASTLLKSCRRVKCFIDLDAGFNPTPSKTDLASQNPFSVALRNFGSKQTDKEKDTDVKMVIHREGKPLTQLEQNYQDWVMKMHDAHDEEATSGEDEAILVLESLDKKALGILRDAVRVHKVVTRNGKLWKRGQNIKLLKGACGGVHNGNIYATIDYFLIEGFEDEAGGDTRILCRPIDCPKKEGCKLSCIDGSWRLELKKSLTLPITIIDSGKCLHADADEWTRKLERQQEKAPSKIDLLDERDCRELNIDGELPVSVRVGRAPPQQIVAVIRPASFTSVTPSKKLEQKHVVSMEGKEMVMVVKLADPNTKPSAKVATKSVCSQRVFPTSCKGIGGLYIFSLRSKFPNLFKRAGTYNFSFSIGDSIRCNKTVVVKPSSKAAKWKLDDSLDPLPWNVRVGSCLGPLRIACFDEYENQIQFTSVPSLEVELKANPGFQLKIDDFEANLIDGGSTLMIKEMLVETDELDKISPSYDATLEIRAQDTPLRVSIACKVNPGPLKRIEVNNPQAFENLLPGSTVENLILEMFDGFNNHIAEGTSVLIKTDGYCVEDWMGDNRKVDGHGCIDLSGILKVTEGYGKHVSFSVVSDCKEIFRKESQIEERELRLVTERPESCTAGSNLTSLIFKVTDSDGSLDTSIHHDEKTRCFHTLSVESDSSSVESGIRYAFVHGSCKVPSLSLPETEGLFSFKVFHSRYPELHVNLEILITPAPTSERDDIGCSTPYSRMTSTPQSGMASATPFPRVTPTPSLGLERTPCSQFGVLAIRSPSLDGSCPSGVMDIVQYTQSLKQELSTYEAQREVTDERLKCLVAEQEQAEQELITFQASLEPQGVAFPKCLSTKEQMMKHIEEEHYNTAASVFCSLYRKAPPPKSRFLSNKGGKGEVFGIVALLGSVVYTSLSRVLSVYLGNDTMLALVCKSSAYEPPSCAEYLKLQSEAEYQRLQSEAAKLGRSITNDLLIRCLDAFRPWSSGLIKNDPQGRLAMVKPCLSNGDPIPGFKDYAVNMIELATGELDIQTKLGHGLRETLFYGLFGDLQVYETGRDLEAALPFISGSDAVSLDGLISKRNGLMHSVCLIPEVHFPVTVTENHEKTLVKMEITREKKRKREEEIVEERGLLRKIEKKMKKATKKYERFRAMADSQDV, from the exons ATGAGTTCTAGGAGATTGGTCAGGAGAGCATTGATTCTAGATGAGGACGATGAGGATGATGTTGTTTACAGCTTCAAGGTCCTCTTACCGAACAGCACTAGTGTGCCCCTCACGGTCACTAACCCGGAACCTGAGATGCCGATGGGGAGTTTTGTCGACCTGGTGAAGGAGGAGTATGAAAAAGCACGAAAAAGCTGTCTGTTGATGACCAAGAGGACAAGGATTGACTGGAACTTGGGTGGAAAGTTTCATCTCGAGTCAGATGGTGAAAGGATGAAAGGAATGGTTCGCTTTGCTGCGTTCAAGCCCTACTTGTGCCACATAATACGTCTTGAT GACGGTTCTGGTGTATGTTCCAGCATGTATGAG AACTTGTGGGATTTGACACCTGACACTGATCTTCTAAAAGAGCTACCTGAAAATTATAGCTTTGAGACAGCTCTTGCGGATCTAATA GATAATTCTTTGCAAGCTGTGTGGTCTTGTTCCCCCGGAGAGCGAAGGCTGATTAG TGTGGATGTTTCTGCTGATCGGATCTCAGTCTTTGATACTGGAAGAGGAATGGACAGTAGTGAGGAAAATGCTATTGTTAAATG GGGAAAAATAGGGGGCTCATTACATAGATCTGAAAAGACTTTTGCTATTGGAGGCAAACCACCATACCTTAAG CCATTCTTTGGGATGTTTGGATATGGAGGTCCTTATGCTTGTATGTTCTTGGGAAG GCGTACGTTGGTGTCTTCTAAGACTAAAGAGTCCAAGAAAGTATTTACTTTGCAATACGAGAAAGAAGCCTTGATTGGCAACCACTCAGTCTCTGGAAAACACTGGAAG ACTGGTGGTGGCATGAGGGACCCGACAGAGGATGAAAATAAGTTATCGCCTCATGGAAGTTTCACAAAg GTTGAAATATTTGAATCAGAATTCGACATGTCCAAAATATACCAACTACAGTGCAGGCTTAAGGATATTTACTTTCCTTACATTCAG TGTGACGAACTTTCCAAAACTGGGAGGACTGAAAGGCCTGTAGAGTTTCAG GTCAGTGGAGAAGATTTAGCTGAGATAGCAGGTGGTGAAGTTGCCATTACCAACCTAAACTCCAAGGGTGAAGAATTTTCGTTTCAGATTCGATTCAGTCTTACAAGTGAAAAACGAAAAG GGAAACCTCAACAAGCAAATGCTCGCctcaaatttgtttattttccaaTCGTCCAG GGAAAAGAAAGCATCGAGAAAATTTTGGAGGGATTACAAGAGGAAGGATGCAAAGTTTCCGAAAGCTTCGAGACTTTTGGTCGTGTTTCAATAAGAAGGCTTGGTCGTCTACTTCCAGAAGTCCGTTGG GATTCAATACCGTTCATGCAAAGAGGTAACAGAGCGTCTACTTTGCTGAAATCTTGCCGAAGAGTAAAATGCTTTATCG ATTTGGATGCTGGTTTTAACCCAACGCCCTCCAAA ACCGACCTTGCAAGCCAAAATCCTTTCTCAGTGGCTCTAAGAAACTTCGGTAGTAAACAGACAGATAAGGAGAAGGATACTG ATGTCAAAATGGTGATTCACCGAGAAGGAAAACCACTCACACAATTGGAGCAGAATTATCAGGATTGGGTTATGAAGATGCATGATGCCCATGATGAAGAGGCTACGTCGGGTGAAGATGAAGCTATTCTCGTTCTTGAATCCTTGGATAAAAAGGCTCTTGGCATTTTGCGTGATG CTGTGAGGGTGCACAAGGTAGTCACGAGAAACGGAAAGTTGTGGAAACGTGGTCAGAATATAAAGCTTCTGAAAGGAGCTTGTGGTGGGGTTCACAATGGTAATATCTATGCTACCATTGACTATTTCTTAATAGAAGGGTTTGAAGACGAAGCAGGCG GTGATACTCGGATTCTTTGCAG GCCTATCGATTGCCCTAAGAAAGAAGGATGCAAGCTTTCATGCATCGATGGAAGTTGGAGACTGGAACTTAAGAAGTCTTTAACATTGCCTATTACTATAATCGACTCTGGAAAG TGCCTACATGCAGATGCAGACGAATGGACTAGAAAACTTGAAAGGCAACAGGAAAAGGCACCTTCCAAAATTGATTTGCTGGATGAGAGGGATTGCAGAGAATTGAACATTGATGGG GAACTACCAGTTTCTGTGCGTGTTGGGAGAGCTCCCCCGCAGCAAATTGTGGCAGTTATTCGACCTGCATCCTTCACATCTGTTACACCGTCAAAGAAGTTGGAACAGAAGCATGTTGTTAGTATGGAGGGAAAAGAAATGGTCATGGTGGTAAAACTGGCAGACCCAAATACGAAACCAAGTGCTAAGGTTGCCACCAAATCAGTGTGTTCGCAGCGCGTGTTTCCTACGTCCTGTAAAGGGATTGGTGGTCTCTACATCTTCTCCCTTCGCTCCAAGTTTCCGAACCTCTTCAAGAGAGCTGGCACTTACAACTTTTCTTTCTCTATC GGCGACTCGATTAGGTGCAACAAAACGGTTGTTGTAAAACCTTCTTCAAAGGCAGCAAAGTGGAAACTTGATGATAGTCTGGACCCCCTGCCTTGGAATGTTCG AGTTGGTTCGTGTCTTGGACCTCTCCGTATAGCCTGCTTTGATGAGTATGAAAATCAGATACAGTTCACTTCTGTTCCAAGCCTGGAAGTTGAACTGAAAGCCAATCCTGGATTTCAACTCAAGATTGATGACTTTGAGGCCAACCTGATAGATGGAGGATCAACTCTCATGATCAAG GAAATGCTCGTTGAGACTGATGAATTAGACAAGATCAGCCCAAGTTATGATGCAACCTTGGAGATACGCGCACAGGACACACCTTTACGTGTCTCGATTGCTTGTAAAG TGAACCCCGGGCCTCTGAAACGTATTGAAGTGAATAATCCTCAGGCTTTTGAAAATTTGCTTCCAGGTTCTACTgttgaaaatttgattttggag ATGTTCGATGGATTCAATAACCACATCGCAGAAGGGACCAGTGTTCTGATAAAAACTGATGGCTACTGTGTCGAAGACTGGATGGGTGACAACCGTAAG GTTGATGGTCATGGCTGCATTGATCTCTCTGGCATTCTCAAAGTCACAGAAGGCTATGGAAAACATG TCTCATTCTCTGTTGTGTCTGATTGTAAAGAGATCTTTCGGAAAGAGTCTCAAATCGAGGAACGAGAGCTAAGGCTCGTAACAGAG CGGCCCGAGTCCTGTACTGCCGGTTCAAATCTTACGAGCCTCATTTTCAAAGTGACGGATTCAGATGGTTCTTTGGATACTAGTATCCATCATGACGAAAAAACCAGGTGTTTCCACACCCTGAGCGTTGAATCTGATTCAAGCAGCGTTGAGAGTGGAATCAGATATGCCTTTGTCCATGGCTCCTGCAAAGTTCCTTCTCTTTCCCTACCTGAGACCGAGGGTCTCTTCTCCTTCAAGGTTTTCCATTCTCGGTATCCTGAGCTTCATGTGAATTTAGAG ATTCTGATAACGCCTGCTCCAACAAGTGAAAGAGATGACATTGGGTGTTCAACACCTTACTCAAGGATGACATCAACACCTCAATCAGGGATGGCTTCAGCCACTCCGTTTCCAAGGGTGACTCCAACTCCCAGTTTAGGATTGGAACGAACTCCATGTTCACAGTTTGGTGTTTTGGCCATTAGGTCACCGTCATTGGATGGCAGTTGCCCATCTGGCGTGATGGATATAGTGCAGTACACTCAG AGTTTAAAGCAGGAACTTAGTACATACGAGGCACAGCGAGAGGTAACAGATGAGCGCCTAAAATGTTTGGTGGCTGAACAAGAACAGGCCGAGCAAGAGCTGATTACTTTTCAAG CTTCTCTTGAACCTCAAGGAGTGGCGTTCCCAAAGTGCTTATCTACCAAAGAACAAATGATGAAACACATTGAAGAGGAGCATTACAACACCGCGGCATCGGTTTTCTGTTCTTTGTACAGAAAGGCTCCGCCTCCGAAGTCTCGGTTTCTGTCAAACAAAGGAGGAAAAGGAGAAGTGTTTGGCATTGTAGCCCTTCTTGGTTCAGTTGTCTACACCTCACTAAGCAG GGTATTATCTGTATATTTGGGGAATGACACAATGCTCGCGTTGGTATGCAAATCATCAGCATATGAACCACCAAGCTGTGCTGAGTACCTGAAGCTTCAATCTGAAGCTGAGTACCAGAGGCTTCAATCTGAAGCAGCTAAGCTCGGACGATCTATAACCAACGATTTGCTTATTCGCTGTCTTGATGCGTTCAG aCCTTGGAGCAGTGGACTTATTAAAAATGATCCCCAGGGGAGATTAGCCATGGTTAAACCTTGCCTGTCCAATGGAGATCCTATACCAGGTTTCAAAGATTACGCGGTGAACATGATCGAGTTGGCTACAGGGGAGCTGGATATACAAACAAAGTTGGGTCACGGGCTTAGAGAGACGCTCTTCTATGGCCTTTTTGGAGACTTGCAAGTATATGAGACAGGAAGGGATCTTGAAGCAGCCCTTCCTTTCATCAGCGGTAGTGATGCTGTGTCTCTAGATGGTCTGATCTCCAAAAGAAACGGACTCATGCACTCTGTATGCCT CATTCCGGAAGTTCATTTTCCAGTGACAGTAACAGAGAATCACGAGAAGACCTTGGTGAAGATGGAAATAACaagggagaagaagagaaagcgTGAGGAGGAGATAGTTGAGGAGAGAGGTTTGTTGAGGAAGATAgagaaaaagatgaagaaggcaACAAAGAAGTACGAACGTTTCAGAGCCATGGCTGACTCTCAGGACGTATAA